From a region of the Candidatus Pelagibacter sp. FZCC0015 genome:
- a CDS encoding DUF3553 domain-containing protein, with product MILDYEPGDKVTNPQKKEWGIGQVQSIINDKVTVNFENAGKKVINAKNVELKKLGK from the coding sequence ATGATTTTAGATTATGAACCAGGTGACAAAGTCACTAATCCTCAAAAAAAAGAATGGGGAATTGGGCAAGTGCAATCTATAATTAACGATAAAGTGACAGTTAATTTTGAAAATGCTGGAAAAAAAGTAATAAACGCAAAAAATGTTGAGTTAAAAAAACTTGGAAAATGA
- the aprB gene encoding adenylyl-sulfate reductase subunit beta, with protein MSTFVYMTRCDGCGHCVDICPSDIMHIDENIRRAKNIEPNFCWECYSCVKACPNHAIDVRGYADFAPMGHSVRVRREEEKGTISWKIKFRNGTEKNFVSPITTKPWGKFIPKLADGDKPNQGEINSQRLYTEPEGLNIDGELPTVPKESFKKGVYY; from the coding sequence ATGTCAACATTTGTTTATATGACAAGATGTGATGGCTGTGGTCATTGCGTAGATATTTGCCCATCAGATATAATGCACATTGATGAAAATATTAGACGTGCAAAAAATATTGAACCTAACTTTTGTTGGGAATGTTATTCTTGTGTCAAAGCTTGTCCTAACCACGCTATTGATGTTAGAGGATATGCAGATTTTGCTCCAATGGGACATAGCGTTAGAGTAAGAAGGGAAGAAGAAAAAGGAACAATCTCTTGGAAAATTAAATTTAGAAATGGAACTGAAAAAAACTTTGTATCTCCAATCACAACTAAGCCTTGGGGAAAATTTATTCCTAAATTAGCTGATGGGGACAAACCTAATCAAGGTGAGATAAATTCACAAAGATTATACACTGAACCAGAAGGGCTAAATATAGATGGAGAGCTTCCAACTGTACCCAAAGAGTCGTTCAAAAAAGGAGTTTACTATTAA
- a CDS encoding adenylyl-sulfate reductase, whose protein sequence is MFATNPFSILAETVPSVVMQGFVVLMILLIVAGTLLDIIHKKNVKYFFENAKKAKKNATKELTTGERIAVVSKTIAYDIGTTSELGAGKRRVAHLLGMYGTILFWIGSVVMIFCYSSANAETPTIWPMIWHVGALMTILGGSWFWFFLRVDVYSEAQPWYRIIKADLFVLALIATSLTGFIWSYLQSLNLEGRWDANLFLVLFIVSNLVLFGGVYWSKFAHMFYKPGAAIQKNLAEADGSRDNLPPPADAPEQFGLGIKREQPKHY, encoded by the coding sequence ATGTTTGCAACAAATCCTTTTTCAATTTTAGCCGAGACAGTTCCATCTGTAGTTATGCAAGGTTTTGTGGTGTTAATGATTTTATTGATTGTTGCAGGTACTCTTTTAGACATAATTCATAAAAAGAATGTTAAGTATTTTTTTGAAAATGCTAAAAAAGCAAAAAAAAATGCAACTAAAGAATTAACAACTGGTGAAAGAATAGCTGTTGTTTCAAAAACAATTGCATACGACATTGGTACAACATCAGAACTAGGTGCTGGTAAAAGAAGAGTAGCACACCTTCTAGGAATGTATGGAACTATATTGTTTTGGATTGGGTCTGTTGTGATGATATTTTGTTATTCATCAGCAAATGCGGAAACGCCAACTATTTGGCCAATGATCTGGCATGTAGGTGCTTTAATGACTATCTTAGGTGGTTCGTGGTTTTGGTTCTTCTTAAGGGTTGATGTTTATTCTGAAGCTCAACCTTGGTACAGAATTATTAAAGCAGATTTATTTGTATTAGCTCTGATTGCAACTTCCTTAACTGGATTTATTTGGTCATATCTTCAAAGTTTAAATTTAGAGGGAAGATGGGATGCAAATTTATTTTTAGTATTATTTATAGTTTCAAACCTAGTTTTATTCGGAGGAGTTTATTGGTCTAAGTTTGCACATATGTTTTACAAACCTGGTGCAGCAATACAAAAAAATTTAGCAGAAGCAGATGGTTCTAGAGATAATTTACCTCCACCTGCAGATGCACCTGAACAATTTGGTTTAGGTATTAAAAGAGAACAACCTAAACATTATTAA
- a CDS encoding MFS transporter produces MSSENFTISKKALITLIAASIVVIISLGIRQTFGLFYFDFNADLDISISHFGFVMGLQLLLWGVFSPLFGVITDKYGGAVAIFIGFVFYLIGVLFFYSGFNSGGYFTLTIGVMIGIGLGSTAIGIPVSVVAKHFPASNRTIATGIVTCAGSFGYFVSPLLVRYSLVETGWENTLLYFCLLLGVGLVVSLFVSTPKIPVGVNQDNNQTAREALKEAFANKSFIYLTLGFFVCGWHIALVATHIPTYMADKGLPDWTPAMVLALIGVFNMAGTITSGYLATRYSKKKILSAIYLLRGVSIIYFIFLPPSIFNSVVFGVTFGFLWLSTVPPTNGIVAHIFGTKYVGLLYGIVFVSHQIGSFLGAYLGGVFYELNGNFDYAWYGSIALSIFAGLIHLPIVEKAIERTQPA; encoded by the coding sequence ATGAGCTCAGAAAATTTTACCATAAGCAAGAAAGCGTTAATTACATTAATTGCTGCATCTATAGTTGTAATTATTTCTTTAGGAATAAGACAGACGTTTGGATTATTTTATTTTGATTTTAATGCTGACTTAGATATTTCCATTTCTCATTTTGGATTTGTTATGGGATTACAGTTATTACTCTGGGGAGTATTTAGTCCTTTGTTTGGTGTAATTACTGACAAGTATGGAGGAGCAGTTGCAATATTTATTGGTTTTGTTTTTTATTTGATAGGGGTTTTATTTTTTTATTCTGGATTTAATAGTGGAGGCTATTTCACTTTAACCATAGGAGTAATGATAGGAATTGGCTTAGGTTCTACTGCAATAGGTATCCCGGTATCAGTTGTAGCCAAACATTTTCCAGCATCAAACAGAACTATTGCTACAGGAATTGTTACATGCGCAGGATCTTTTGGATATTTTGTTTCACCTTTACTTGTAAGATATTCTTTAGTTGAAACAGGTTGGGAAAATACACTTTTGTATTTTTGTCTTCTTTTAGGAGTTGGATTGGTGGTATCACTATTTGTCAGTACTCCAAAAATACCTGTAGGAGTTAATCAAGACAATAACCAAACAGCAAGGGAAGCGCTAAAAGAAGCATTTGCAAATAAAAGTTTTATTTATCTTACTTTGGGTTTTTTTGTTTGTGGTTGGCATATTGCTCTAGTAGCAACACACATTCCAACTTATATGGCAGATAAAGGTTTGCCTGATTGGACACCTGCAATGGTTTTAGCTTTGATTGGCGTATTTAATATGGCAGGTACTATTACAAGCGGTTATTTAGCAACAAGGTATAGTAAGAAAAAAATTTTAAGTGCTATTTATCTTTTAAGAGGAGTTTCCATAATTTATTTTATTTTCTTACCACCAAGTATTTTTAACTCTGTAGTTTTTGGAGTTACTTTTGGTTTTTTATGGCTATCCACAGTTCCTCCAACAAATGGAATAGTTGCCCATATATTTGGCACAAAATACGTTGGACTTTTATATGGAATAGTATTTGTGAGTCATCAAATAGGATCTTTCTTGGGTGCGTATCTTGGTGGTGTATTTTATGAATTAAATGGAAATTTTGATTATGCATGGTACGGATCTATCGCATTATCAATTTTTGCAGGTTTGATACATTTACCTATAGTAGAGAAAGCAATTGAAAGAACTCAACCAGCATAA
- a CDS encoding aminodeoxychorismate/anthranilate synthase component II yields the protein MIYIIDHQDSFTWNVVHQFAKFDKVFCSNYYELNNKLLDKSDVIVLSPGPGSPKDYPTTSNIYKKYKGRKKIIGICLGYQMILHNEGGKIIQQKKIYHGFQSKIKTNNQSKIFKNNQQFKVGRYHSLKLMEPFKSNSIKITMRCSKTKIPMGLEDNQNKIYGFQFHPESFLTENGNTIIKKILSA from the coding sequence ATGATTTACATTATAGATCATCAAGATTCTTTTACTTGGAATGTTGTTCATCAATTTGCAAAATTTGATAAAGTTTTTTGTTCAAATTATTATGAGTTAAATAACAAATTACTTGATAAAAGTGATGTGATCGTTTTATCACCAGGACCTGGATCACCAAAGGATTATCCTACTACTTCAAATATTTATAAAAAATACAAAGGAAGGAAAAAAATTATTGGCATTTGTCTTGGTTATCAAATGATTTTACATAATGAAGGAGGCAAAATAATACAGCAAAAAAAAATTTATCATGGTTTTCAATCCAAAATAAAAACAAATAATCAAAGTAAAATTTTTAAAAACAATCAACAGTTTAAAGTTGGAAGATATCATTCATTAAAATTAATGGAGCCATTTAAATCGAATTCAATTAAAATAACTATGAGATGTAGTAAAACAAAAATACCTATGGGCCTTGAGGACAATCAAAATAAAATATATGGGTTTCAATTTCATCCAGAATCTTTTTTAACAGAAAATGGCAACACTATTATTAAAAAAATCTTATCAGCTTAG
- the aprA gene encoding adenylyl-sulfate reductase subunit alpha gives MASHKTHYEDCDILVVGGGMAGTGATFEARHWGRDMKIVCVEKANIDRSGAVAQGLYAINCYMGMQWGENQPEDHVRYARNDLMGMVREDLGYDMARHVDSTVHMFDEWGLPMMKNEETGRYLREGKWQIMIHGESYKPIVAEAAKKSADKIYNRIMITHLLMDESQDNRIGGAVGFNMRTGDFHVFRAKAVIVAAGGASHIFKPRAVGEGMGRTWYAPWSNGSAYALPIAAGAKMTQMENRIVLCRFKDGYGPVGAYFLHLKTYTQNANGENYEKKWYDQTKELVGEYIDHHPTPTCLRNHAFIQEVAAGGGPIHMVTTEAFQDPHLETVGWENFLGMTVGQAVVWASQNIDPKYTNPELTTSEPYVMGSHATCSGAWVSGPEDLSPPEYFWGYNRMLTIDGLFGAGDTVGGSAHKFSSGSFTEGRLAAKAAVKYIEDKKAEGVKVSDKQCEDFKTAVYKPLENYTVARNEITGGTVSPSYISPIQGLQRLQKIMDEYVGGITSNYMTNGNMLKRGLELLDWLQEDLEHVGAEDYHQLMRAWELKHRALTSQCVTEHTLFREETRWPGYYYRGDHMKLDDENWHCLTVSRRDPKTGKFSMEKVPVYHIVDENEKKKAS, from the coding sequence ATGGCTAGTCATAAAACACATTACGAAGATTGCGATATATTAGTTGTAGGTGGAGGAATGGCTGGAACTGGTGCTACTTTTGAAGCAAGACACTGGGGTAGAGACATGAAAATTGTTTGTGTTGAAAAAGCTAACATTGATAGAAGTGGAGCTGTTGCTCAAGGACTTTATGCAATTAACTGCTACATGGGAATGCAATGGGGTGAAAACCAACCAGAGGATCACGTTAGATATGCAAGAAATGATTTGATGGGAATGGTAAGAGAGGATTTAGGTTATGACATGGCTCGTCATGTAGACTCTACAGTTCACATGTTTGATGAATGGGGTCTGCCTATGATGAAGAATGAAGAAACTGGAAGATACTTAAGAGAAGGTAAATGGCAGATTATGATCCATGGTGAAAGTTACAAACCTATTGTTGCTGAGGCAGCAAAAAAATCTGCAGATAAAATTTATAACAGAATAATGATTACTCATCTTTTAATGGACGAGTCTCAAGATAACAGAATTGGCGGAGCAGTTGGCTTTAATATGAGAACTGGTGATTTCCACGTATTTAGAGCAAAAGCAGTAATTGTTGCTGCTGGTGGAGCTTCACACATCTTTAAACCAAGAGCGGTTGGAGAAGGAATGGGAAGAACTTGGTATGCACCATGGAGTAATGGATCTGCATATGCATTACCTATTGCAGCAGGTGCGAAGATGACTCAAATGGAAAACAGAATTGTATTATGTAGATTTAAAGACGGTTATGGTCCAGTTGGAGCGTATTTCCTTCATTTAAAAACATACACACAAAATGCTAATGGTGAAAATTATGAGAAAAAATGGTATGACCAAACTAAAGAGTTAGTTGGAGAATATATTGATCATCATCCAACTCCAACTTGCTTGAGAAACCATGCTTTTATTCAAGAGGTAGCTGCAGGCGGTGGACCAATCCACATGGTAACTACTGAAGCTTTTCAAGACCCGCATTTAGAAACAGTGGGTTGGGAAAATTTCTTAGGAATGACTGTTGGGCAAGCTGTTGTTTGGGCATCTCAAAACATTGATCCAAAATATACAAATCCCGAATTAACTACATCTGAACCTTATGTAATGGGTTCTCATGCTACTTGTTCTGGTGCATGGGTAAGTGGCCCTGAGGATTTATCACCTCCAGAATATTTCTGGGGTTATAACAGAATGTTAACTATTGATGGTTTATTTGGTGCAGGAGATACAGTTGGTGGAAGCGCCCATAAGTTTTCATCTGGATCTTTTACAGAAGGAAGATTAGCTGCAAAAGCTGCTGTTAAATACATTGAAGATAAAAAAGCTGAAGGTGTAAAAGTTTCAGATAAACAGTGTGAGGATTTCAAGACTGCAGTTTATAAACCACTAGAAAACTACACAGTTGCTAGAAATGAGATAACTGGTGGAACAGTTTCTCCTAGCTATATATCTCCAATTCAAGGTCTTCAAAGATTACAGAAAATCATGGATGAATATGTTGGTGGAATTACCTCAAATTACATGACCAATGGTAATATGCTTAAAAGAGGACTTGAGTTGTTAGATTGGCTACAGGAAGACTTAGAGCACGTTGGAGCTGAAGATTATCACCAACTTATGAGAGCTTGGGAGTTAAAACATAGAGCTTTGACTTCTCAGTGTGTAACAGAACATACTTTATTTAGAGAAGAGACTAGATGGCCAGGGTACTATTATAGAGGCGATCATATGAAACTTGATGATGAAAATTGGCATTGTTTAACAGTTTCTAGAAGAGATCCTAAAACTGGTAAATTTAGTATGGAGAAAGTTCCTGTCTACCATATAGTGGATGAGAACGAGAAGAAAAAAGCTTCGTAG
- a CDS encoding HIT family protein: MKDPNNPCIFCKIRKEELQFENQLAYSSKDSYPVSELHSLIVPKRHVETYFDLTKEEIQACNELILKTKERILKQDSSVKGFNLGTNAGKSAGQSIMHCHIHLIPRREGDVDNPQGGVRSVIPNKQHYKRKP; this comes from the coding sequence ATGAAAGATCCAAACAACCCTTGTATATTTTGCAAAATCAGAAAAGAAGAGCTCCAGTTTGAAAACCAATTAGCTTATTCATCTAAGGATAGCTATCCTGTCTCAGAACTTCATAGTCTTATAGTTCCTAAAAGACATGTAGAGACATATTTTGATCTTACCAAAGAGGAAATTCAGGCATGCAATGAGTTAATTTTAAAAACTAAAGAAAGAATTTTAAAACAAGATTCTAGTGTTAAAGGTTTTAATCTAGGTACAAATGCAGGAAAATCTGCAGGCCAATCAATTATGCATTGCCATATTCATTTAATTCCAAGAAGAGAAGGGGATGTAGACAATCCTCAGGGTGGTGTTAGGTCAGTGATTCCCAATAAACAACACTACAAACGTAAACCCTGA
- the mnmA gene encoding tRNA 2-thiouridine(34) synthase MnmA → MNKDLNSIGLDKKPSDTTVVVAMSGGVDSSTVAGIMKKEGYNVIGITLKLYDDGKEVAASKQCCSGQDIMDAKRVAHKLGIEHKILYYQDKFKQGVIDNFVESYLKGETPIPCVQCNQTVKFKDLFEVSKELKADALVTGHYVKSITENKTTNMYRAIDENRDQSYFLFNTTREQLDYLRFPLGGMLKDKTREIAKNLDLNVADKPDSQDICFVPNGDYASVIQKFRPDSFHKGNIKNLDGEVIGVHDGIINFTIGQRKGIKVSDKEALYVLKINSDKNEIIVGPKEKLGKKTISLKKINLLTNKEDLDQNLFVKVRSTGSLLEAKVDLIDNNNAKVNLAIPEDGISPGQACVFYRKDQFGHKVLGGGWIKE, encoded by the coding sequence ATGAATAAAGATTTAAATTCTATTGGTTTAGATAAAAAACCTTCAGATACTACCGTAGTTGTTGCAATGTCGGGTGGAGTAGATTCTTCCACTGTAGCAGGCATTATGAAAAAGGAAGGATATAATGTAATTGGAATAACTTTAAAACTTTATGACGATGGTAAAGAAGTAGCAGCATCAAAACAATGTTGTTCAGGTCAAGATATAATGGACGCCAAACGTGTTGCACACAAATTAGGTATAGAGCATAAAATTTTATATTACCAAGATAAGTTTAAACAAGGTGTTATAGATAATTTTGTTGAGAGTTATTTAAAGGGCGAAACTCCAATTCCATGTGTTCAGTGTAATCAAACTGTTAAATTTAAAGATTTATTTGAAGTTTCAAAAGAACTAAAAGCTGATGCTTTAGTTACTGGTCATTATGTTAAAAGTATTACCGAAAATAAAACTACCAACATGTATAGAGCCATAGATGAAAACAGAGATCAAAGTTATTTTTTATTTAATACAACAAGAGAACAACTAGATTATTTAAGATTTCCATTAGGTGGAATGTTAAAAGACAAAACCAGAGAAATTGCAAAAAATTTAGACTTAAATGTTGCTGACAAACCTGATAGTCAAGACATCTGTTTTGTTCCGAATGGCGATTATGCTTCAGTAATACAAAAGTTTAGACCAGACTCTTTTCATAAAGGAAATATAAAAAATTTAGATGGTGAGGTAATTGGTGTTCATGATGGAATTATAAATTTTACAATTGGACAACGTAAAGGCATTAAAGTTTCAGATAAAGAAGCCCTTTACGTGTTAAAGATAAATTCTGATAAAAATGAAATAATAGTTGGTCCTAAAGAAAAACTTGGAAAAAAAACAATTTCTTTAAAGAAAATAAATTTACTAACTAACAAAGAGGATTTAGATCAAAATTTATTTGTTAAAGTTAGATCTACCGGAAGTCTTTTAGAGGCAAAAGTTGATTTAATAGATAATAATAATGCAAAAGTTAATTTAGCAATTCCTGAAGATGGTATTTCACCTGGTCAGGCATGTGTTTTTTATCGTAAAGACCAGTTTGGTCACAAAGTACTTGGTGGTGGTTGGATTAAAGAATAG
- a CDS encoding chorismate-binding protein, with product MKELNQHKFKFNPYLEDLYQSDKPLIIYKVDDGYNIYTDFSKKIILTKKNIHKFLNSLEKKKYKKETDLYLGFFGYEILCNLIGINLKNKKRINFYKGIFYKPETIIKIRKDIKVISNIKKHTFNYQFNKTQILSPFKVNISYTKYKKIFELFSKKIREGETYQIKICTKYKNESLINPINFFWKLMRVNSSPESFMIKDKDYSIVSCSPETLIDKKKNKIITKPIAGTFKKKILSNKNIALKYFKNNEKETKEHNMIVDMERSDLSKICKPGSVKILKKKYVEEYKHLFHYVTSIGGILKKNTKLIDIIKAMMPGGSVIGCPKIRTLELLNNQEKESRNIFTGSFGLIKFNQDMKFNIIIRSILNYKNQSEISAASGVVLDSSPKKEFNENYIKAKSLLELFK from the coding sequence TTGAAAGAACTCAACCAGCATAAATTTAAATTTAACCCATATTTAGAGGATCTGTATCAATCAGATAAGCCTTTAATAATTTACAAAGTAGATGATGGGTATAATATTTATACAGATTTTTCAAAAAAGATCATTTTAACAAAAAAAAATATACATAAATTTCTTAATTCGTTAGAGAAAAAAAAATATAAAAAAGAAACAGATTTATATCTTGGATTTTTTGGTTATGAAATTTTATGTAATTTGATTGGTATTAATTTAAAAAATAAAAAGAGGATAAACTTTTATAAAGGAATTTTTTATAAACCTGAGACTATAATTAAAATTAGAAAAGATATTAAAGTTATATCTAATATAAAAAAGCATACATTCAATTATCAATTCAACAAAACTCAAATACTTAGTCCTTTCAAGGTAAATATTTCTTATACAAAATATAAAAAAATATTTGAATTATTTTCAAAAAAAATAAGAGAAGGCGAGACTTATCAAATTAAAATTTGTACAAAATATAAGAATGAATCATTAATTAATCCTATTAATTTTTTTTGGAAATTAATGCGTGTTAACTCATCTCCTGAGTCATTTATGATAAAAGATAAGGATTACTCTATAGTAAGTTGCTCTCCTGAAACATTAATTGATAAGAAAAAAAATAAAATTATAACAAAACCAATAGCGGGCACATTTAAGAAAAAAATACTATCCAATAAAAATATAGCTCTAAAATATTTTAAAAATAACGAAAAAGAAACTAAAGAACACAACATGATAGTTGATATGGAAAGAAGCGATTTATCCAAAATTTGTAAACCCGGAAGTGTCAAAATACTCAAAAAAAAATATGTAGAGGAATACAAGCACCTTTTTCATTATGTGACTTCAATTGGTGGAATATTAAAAAAAAATACAAAATTGATTGATATCATTAAGGCAATGATGCCGGGAGGATCCGTAATTGGCTGTCCCAAGATAAGAACATTAGAACTTTTAAACAATCAAGAAAAAGAAAGTAGAAATATTTTTACAGGAAGTTTTGGACTTATTAAATTTAATCAAGATATGAAGTTTAATATTATAATTAGATCTATATTAAATTATAAAAATCAATCAGAGATCTCTGCTGCGTCTGGAGTAGTATTAGATAGTTCCCCTAAGAAAGAATTTAATGAAAATTATATTAAAGCAAAATCTTTATTGGAGTTATTTAAATGA
- a CDS encoding trans-sulfuration enzyme family protein, which translates to MVNSFKTFLKHTAKDFHNQSVNPPVVRASTIIFKSMKDIRKTQAKAIKNPTGGHYDYGRQGTSTTYILQKILTKLEESYHVFTTPTGFGAVFLAIFSVTRPGDEIIAADPVYSPTRLLTENFLKEFNIKTSFYNPHDLKTLEKSITKKTKLIFVENPGSNSFDFQDIGKILSIAKKHKVLTAIDNTWGTPYFLKPIKLGFDMSIVSATKYYSGHSDVMGGSLAVNKKVFPKVKAAERITGLRLGPDDAYLITRGLRTLDVRLDRHRENAKKVAEFLSKFKNIKLLYPYKKDSYNFRMWKKYYSGASGLMGLKIKCKNINSVRKFVNSLKLFGYGYSWGGFESLALHQEYRETGNRKFLKLAKDEHLVRLHIGLEDPKDLIADLKKALKFIK; encoded by the coding sequence ATGGTTAATTCTTTCAAAACTTTCCTGAAACATACAGCTAAGGATTTTCACAATCAGTCAGTAAATCCTCCAGTAGTTAGAGCTTCTACAATTATCTTTAAGTCAATGAAAGATATTAGAAAAACTCAAGCTAAGGCAATTAAAAATCCAACGGGAGGACACTATGATTATGGAAGACAAGGCACATCAACAACTTATATATTACAAAAAATTTTAACTAAGCTTGAAGAAAGTTATCATGTTTTTACTACACCAACAGGTTTTGGTGCAGTTTTTTTAGCTATATTCAGTGTGACTAGACCAGGTGACGAAATTATTGCTGCAGATCCTGTTTATAGTCCAACAAGATTATTAACTGAAAATTTTTTAAAAGAATTTAATATCAAAACGTCTTTTTATAATCCACATGATTTAAAAACATTAGAAAAAAGTATTACAAAAAAAACAAAGTTAATTTTTGTTGAGAATCCAGGTAGTAACTCTTTTGATTTTCAAGATATTGGAAAAATTCTATCAATTGCAAAAAAACACAAAGTTTTAACAGCAATAGACAACACTTGGGGAACACCTTACTTCTTAAAACCTATTAAATTGGGCTTTGATATGTCTATCGTATCTGCAACAAAATATTACTCAGGTCATTCGGATGTAATGGGTGGTTCATTAGCTGTTAATAAAAAAGTATTTCCAAAAGTTAAAGCTGCTGAGAGGATTACAGGTTTAAGATTAGGACCTGATGATGCCTATTTAATTACAAGAGGTTTAAGGACTTTAGATGTTAGATTAGATAGACACAGAGAAAATGCAAAAAAAGTTGCTGAGTTTTTATCTAAATTCAAAAATATAAAACTACTATATCCATATAAAAAAGATTCCTACAATTTTAGAATGTGGAAAAAATATTACTCAGGAGCATCTGGGCTAATGGGTTTAAAGATAAAATGCAAAAATATTAATTCTGTAAGAAAATTTGTTAATTCATTAAAATTATTTGGGTACGGTTACAGTTGGGGAGGTTTTGAAAGTTTAGCTTTACATCAAGAATATAGAGAGACAGGTAATAGAAAATTTTTAAAATTAGCAAAAGATGAGCATCTTGTGAGATTACATATTGGCTTAGAAGATCCCAAAGACCTAATAGCTGATTTAAAAAAGGCTCTAAAGTTTATTAAATGA
- a CDS encoding aminotransferase class IV produces MATLLLKKSYQLSNLKEVTFKDLWGSRGVFTTMRMVGKPLKLILLKPHLENLIKSTKKYGIRKKNLKNIIKYLINKNTIYKGPDNLFRIALNKKLISVSIRKRPKPKSNFNLLLFKYKRVEPNYKNLYYKKILAKLSKVDSTKFDIALVANDKILETGTSNLVFVKNGKIFSPKKNCYFGNTIKFISKKIKINFKDISIKSINDYDEIILIGSGKGVTSVSKINDLKWRRRKSNCFNKLNKIYNSLF; encoded by the coding sequence ATGGCAACACTATTATTAAAAAAATCTTATCAGCTTAGCAATCTTAAAGAAGTTACTTTCAAGGATCTTTGGGGATCTAGAGGTGTATTCACCACAATGCGAATGGTTGGAAAACCTCTTAAGCTAATACTTTTAAAACCGCATTTAGAGAACTTAATAAAATCTACAAAAAAATATGGAATAAGAAAAAAAAATTTAAAAAACATAATTAAATATTTAATTAACAAAAACACTATATACAAAGGTCCTGATAATTTATTTCGTATAGCGTTAAATAAAAAACTGATATCAGTCTCAATTAGAAAAAGACCAAAACCAAAAAGTAATTTTAATCTCTTATTGTTTAAATATAAACGTGTAGAACCAAATTACAAAAATCTCTATTATAAAAAAATATTAGCAAAATTAAGCAAAGTTGATTCAACTAAATTTGATATTGCTCTAGTCGCAAATGATAAAATTTTAGAAACTGGTACTTCAAATTTAGTTTTTGTGAAAAATGGAAAGATTTTTTCACCTAAAAAAAATTGTTATTTTGGAAATACAATTAAATTTATAAGTAAGAAAATTAAAATTAATTTTAAAGATATTTCCATTAAATCAATTAATGATTATGATGAAATAATACTTATCGGATCTGGCAAAGGAGTAACATCAGTTTCAAAAATAAATGACCTTAAATGGAGGAGAAGAAAGAGTAATTGCTTCAATAAATTAAATAAAATATATAATTCTCTTTTTTAA